From the Thermovirga lienii DSM 17291 genome, one window contains:
- a CDS encoding 3-hydroxyacyl-(acyl-carrier-protein) dehydratase (PFAM: FabA-like domain~TIGRFAM: beta-hydroxyacyl-[acyl carrier protein] dehydratase FabZ~COGs: COG0764 3-hydroxymyristoyl/3-hydroxydecanoyl-(acyl carrier protein) dehydratase~InterPro IPR013114: IPR010084~KEGG: aco:Amico_1503 beta-hydroxyacyl-(acyl-carrier-protein) dehydratase FabZ~PFAM: Beta-hydroxyacyl-(acyl-carrier-protein) dehydratase FabA/FabZ~SPTR: (3R)-hydroxymyristoyl-[acyl-carrier-protein] dehydratase;~TIGRFAM: beta-hydroxyacyl-(acyl-carrier-protein) dehydratase FabZ), whose product MDILKIRSFLPHRYPFLLVDRVLEVGEDRVVGYKNVTINEPFFVGHFPEEPVMPGVLVLESMGQVAAMMIATKPEAKGLAMYLTGIEKAKLRKPVVPGDKLVTEAKLVRLRGKVGKVEAVAKVEGEVVAEALFSFVVAERLTGEKD is encoded by the coding sequence ATGGACATTCTAAAGATAAGAAGTTTTCTACCCCATAGGTATCCCTTCCTTTTGGTTGACCGGGTGCTGGAGGTAGGCGAAGACAGGGTGGTAGGATACAAAAACGTAACTATAAACGAACCATTCTTTGTAGGCCACTTCCCTGAGGAGCCGGTAATGCCTGGAGTGTTGGTTTTGGAATCCATGGGGCAAGTTGCAGCCATGATGATAGCTACCAAGCCGGAGGCGAAGGGCTTGGCAATGTATCTTACTGGGATAGAGAAGGCCAAGCTGAGAAAACCGGTAGTGCCAGGGGACAAGCTGGTGACCGAGGCCAAGTTAGTGAGGCTTCGAGGCAAGGTTGGAAAGGTCGAGGCAGTGGCAAAGGTGGAAGGCGAAGTAGTGGCGGAAGCCCTTTTTAGCTTCGTGGTCGCAGAGAGGCTTACAGGGGAGAAAGATTGA
- a CDS encoding hypothetical protein (KEGG: aco:Amico_1506 hypothetical protein~SPTR: Putative uncharacterized protein), whose translation MNVFLRVVLRTLWASVVLVMAVAFLMNKEACAFVKVDGVQPWLAEATERSLDAVWSEAVKRSLPNRDAVLKLVAKRLFPGLVVEDLREDGGNLYVRFAPSQDGKQWKAVFNYPKLSPFLSRLFEKDAQALRGKFEEMLDHLPFDVLRWSSGAFQEKAEGMIESSLPGWKGAFVFSMEEESFVLEVSFTPKDPIVVAFRTSFSSLTIPNILQADLEEETLEVLSDYIGLPVQWVSKHKKDISRQVASSLEEKWQARKLKGKVEVDLTPQAVSSMKVNVESQKYVLRAWLTTYIGSEGRYPEVGIHFGRRTVPLSGFDLELYGEGIVRVDNGDLESRLGARWLLWKDVWVGAERVFPDDEYWGRVWFDKILDGVYGWARFNEENEVEAAVGWRLREHISWELFYDSREEDEFCVRLVGNL comes from the coding sequence ATGAACGTTTTCTTGAGGGTTGTGCTTCGAACTTTGTGGGCCTCGGTCGTCTTGGTTATGGCCGTGGCCTTTCTAATGAATAAGGAGGCATGCGCCTTCGTTAAGGTAGACGGTGTGCAGCCGTGGCTTGCTGAGGCCACGGAGCGTTCCTTGGACGCTGTATGGAGCGAGGCAGTGAAGCGAAGCCTCCCAAACAGGGACGCGGTGCTGAAGCTTGTGGCCAAGAGGCTCTTTCCGGGGTTGGTCGTAGAGGATCTCAGGGAAGATGGAGGTAACCTTTACGTCAGGTTTGCCCCCTCCCAAGATGGAAAGCAGTGGAAGGCGGTTTTCAACTATCCCAAGCTTTCACCCTTTCTTTCGAGGCTTTTTGAAAAGGATGCACAAGCCTTGCGCGGTAAATTTGAAGAGATGTTGGATCACCTTCCCTTCGATGTCCTGAGATGGTCCTCTGGCGCATTTCAGGAGAAGGCAGAAGGCATGATAGAGTCAAGCCTTCCTGGGTGGAAAGGCGCATTTGTCTTTTCTATGGAAGAAGAGTCTTTTGTGCTGGAGGTGAGCTTTACCCCGAAAGACCCTATCGTAGTGGCGTTCAGGACCAGCTTCTCTTCCCTTACTATCCCCAACATACTGCAAGCAGATTTGGAAGAGGAGACCTTGGAAGTGCTTTCCGATTACATAGGCCTTCCGGTCCAGTGGGTTTCCAAGCACAAAAAGGACATCTCCAGGCAGGTTGCAAGCTCCCTGGAGGAAAAGTGGCAGGCTAGGAAGCTAAAGGGGAAGGTGGAGGTGGATCTTACCCCACAGGCTGTTTCCTCCATGAAGGTCAACGTGGAGAGCCAAAAGTACGTGCTCAGGGCATGGCTTACCACTTATATTGGCTCTGAGGGAAGGTACCCAGAGGTGGGGATTCATTTTGGAAGACGAACGGTTCCCCTATCTGGTTTCGATCTGGAGCTATACGGCGAAGGGATAGTGCGAGTGGACAATGGCGACCTGGAAAGCCGACTAGGGGCTAGGTGGCTTTTATGGAAAGATGTTTGGGTTGGAGCGGAGCGAGTTTTCCCAGATGATGAGTATTGGGGGCGAGTCTGGTTTGACAAGATCCTGGATGGGGTTTATGGTTGGGCTCGCTTCAACGAAGAGAACGAGGTCGAAGCTGCCGTCGGATGGAGGTTAAGGGAGCACATATCCTGGGAGCTTTTTTACGATAGCAGAGAGGAAGACGAATTTTGCGTAAGGTTGGTAGGTAACCTTTAG
- a CDS encoding 3-deoxy-D-manno-octulosonate 8-phosphate phosphatase, YrbI family (PFAM: haloacid dehalogenase-like hydrolase~TIGRFAM: 3-deoxy-D-manno-octulosonate 8-phosphate phosphatase, YrbI family~COGs: COG1778 Low specificity phosphatase (HAD superfamily)~InterPro IPR005834: IPR010023: IPR006549~KEGG: aco:Amico_1501 3-deoxy-D-manno-octulosonate 8-phosphate phosphatase, YrbI family~PFAM: Haloacid dehalogenase domain protein hydrolase~SPTR: 3-deoxy-D-manno-octulosonate 8-phosphate phosphatase, YrbI family;~TIGRFAM: 3-deoxy-D-manno-octulosonate 8-phosphate phosphatase, YrbI family; hydrolase, HAD-superfamily, subfamily IIIA) gives MIKLFVMDVDGTMTDGGILVDGCGNEWKRFDVKDGMGIARLKKSGVEVCIISGRPSKATAARAEELGITRVYQGVDDKLALLKSIAEEMGLTPSEIAYIGDDVNDVPCLEWVGLGFAPSDALLEAQRVSDVVTPSRGGYGAVRDAAEFVLQKNQSEGTSKG, from the coding sequence ATGATTAAGCTTTTCGTGATGGACGTAGATGGTACCATGACCGATGGTGGCATTTTGGTGGACGGCTGTGGGAACGAGTGGAAGCGTTTCGATGTCAAGGACGGCATGGGGATAGCGAGGCTCAAAAAGAGTGGAGTGGAAGTGTGCATCATAAGTGGCCGTCCGTCCAAGGCAACCGCCGCTAGGGCTGAGGAGTTGGGGATAACTAGGGTGTACCAAGGAGTGGATGACAAGCTTGCTCTTTTAAAGAGCATAGCGGAGGAAATGGGTTTGACTCCTAGCGAGATCGCTTACATAGGGGATGACGTGAATGACGTGCCCTGCCTTGAATGGGTAGGGCTTGGATTTGCGCCGTCTGATGCTCTTTTGGAGGCTCAAAGGGTTTCAGACGTGGTGACCCCATCAAGGGGAGGTTATGGAGCGGTGCGAGATGCGGCCGAGTTCGTACTGCAGAAAAATCAATCTGAAGGGACTTCCAAGGGATGA
- a CDS encoding hypothetical protein (KEGG: aco:Amico_1508 hypothetical protein~SPTR: Putative uncharacterized protein), whose amino-acid sequence MEKKLRRTQKWIERCIQAYRRGKYMYAVSELESARAELESARNKLWEITAEEAKNGKVKLGYAVSMGVKSAAFALLILMIAALPTSTMRGLPLQVVKEDNLTLEWVTPDERSALVALRKSLSEMNLSASAVDETDLKVEGAQVAKVPQKDRKVQNVENSEPEKDEEGSLSVEDVLYLYEVGQRALRKESIRIK is encoded by the coding sequence TTGGAGAAAAAACTTAGAAGGACCCAGAAATGGATAGAAAGGTGCATCCAGGCCTACAGAAGAGGCAAATACATGTATGCAGTGTCCGAGCTGGAGAGCGCAAGGGCAGAACTGGAATCGGCGAGGAATAAGTTATGGGAAATAACGGCAGAAGAGGCCAAAAATGGTAAAGTAAAACTCGGTTACGCCGTTTCAATGGGAGTGAAGTCTGCGGCTTTTGCCCTTTTGATACTTATGATTGCTGCGCTTCCTACGTCCACTATGCGGGGGCTTCCTCTCCAGGTCGTGAAAGAAGACAACCTAACCCTCGAGTGGGTCACTCCCGATGAAAGGTCGGCCCTTGTTGCCTTGCGAAAGAGTTTGAGCGAGATGAACCTTTCTGCCAGTGCTGTGGATGAAACGGACCTCAAGGTTGAAGGTGCACAAGTTGCCAAGGTGCCACAGAAGGATAGAAAGGTTCAAAACGTAGAAAACTCGGAACCAGAAAAGGATGAAGAAGGATCCCTGAGCGTAGAGGATGTTTTGTATTTGTACGAGGTGGGCCAGAGGGCTTTGAGAAAAGAGAGCATTAGAATAAAATAA
- a CDS encoding surface antigen (D15) (PFAM: Surface antigen variable number repeat; Surface antigen~COGs: COG4775 Outer membrane protein/protective antigen OMA87~InterPro IPR010827: IPR000184~KEGG: aco:Amico_1507 surface antigen (D15)~PFAM: surface antigen (D15); surface antigen variable number repeat-containing protein~SPTR: Membrane protein, OMP85 family), whose protein sequence is MGSKFAGRGVSLVRKLLSFVLLSGALLLCFASFSFAQNPLVVGVGVSGNKEVASNFILSVVETKVGEPLDREVVQKDIDNIYGLGFFSLVDVNVTPQSGGVYVEYEVVENPTIKEIVFEGNTVYSSEELMEYVFSKPGSVFNRVFFRHDLQRIKEKYEKDGYTLVRMEDVTFEDGVVKIKIVEPRVGDIIIQGNKKTKTFVIKREILLKKGDLFNAVLVRHSLNNLNQLGFFEDVSLGFEPNEENPDMVNLVFTVTEQKTTKVGLSIGHGSSSGWTGGATLTETNYKGLGQRAEIGFETGDREQYWISFTEPYMDQEHYSWKVGVYKRSWEDLEEYEDGTLQHYYDEDKKGAYFGIGKKFRSDDRLSWYALLDWHDVEIFNVRNPDETPGTMVDDEDRVGTNYSITGTFTYNDMVKYISYPDGAVYKLNVEQGYFEPDDGDKMDYTKYWIETRYYRPLKDFLSGIMDNLDIGSEDNPVIFATRLRYGSSSGQVPWSEQYFLGGSSTLRGYNDDEFEGDEMALLNAELRVPVKDAFSVVFFYDTGMASDNFSFSDLKDAYGIGVRVRTPLGNLRLDVAEGEYETVTHFGFGEMF, encoded by the coding sequence ATGGGTAGTAAATTTGCGGGAAGGGGTGTTTCCTTAGTGAGAAAGCTTTTGTCGTTTGTTTTATTATCAGGTGCCTTGTTATTGTGCTTTGCATCGTTTTCCTTTGCTCAAAACCCCCTGGTGGTAGGAGTTGGTGTGTCCGGTAACAAGGAAGTAGCTTCCAATTTCATATTAAGTGTAGTTGAAACCAAGGTAGGAGAGCCCCTGGACCGCGAAGTGGTTCAGAAGGACATAGACAACATATACGGCTTGGGATTTTTCTCCCTGGTCGATGTGAATGTCACCCCTCAGTCCGGCGGGGTATACGTGGAGTATGAAGTGGTAGAGAACCCCACCATCAAGGAAATAGTTTTCGAGGGAAACACGGTCTATTCCAGTGAGGAGCTCATGGAGTACGTATTCTCCAAGCCTGGAAGCGTGTTCAATAGGGTCTTTTTCAGGCACGACCTGCAGAGGATAAAGGAAAAGTACGAAAAGGACGGTTACACTTTGGTGAGGATGGAGGACGTAACCTTTGAGGATGGCGTAGTAAAGATAAAGATCGTCGAACCCAGGGTGGGCGACATCATTATTCAGGGAAACAAAAAAACCAAGACCTTCGTAATAAAGCGAGAGATACTCCTCAAGAAAGGGGATCTATTCAACGCCGTCTTGGTTAGGCACTCGCTGAACAACCTCAACCAGCTTGGCTTCTTCGAGGACGTCAGCTTGGGATTTGAACCCAACGAGGAAAACCCCGATATGGTGAACTTGGTGTTCACGGTTACCGAGCAGAAGACCACAAAGGTCGGCCTTTCCATAGGTCACGGTTCCAGTAGCGGATGGACCGGAGGCGCGACCTTGACCGAGACCAACTACAAAGGCCTTGGACAGAGGGCCGAGATTGGATTTGAGACTGGAGACAGGGAGCAGTACTGGATAAGCTTCACTGAGCCCTACATGGACCAGGAGCATTACTCCTGGAAGGTCGGAGTTTACAAGAGAAGCTGGGAGGACCTTGAGGAGTACGAAGATGGAACGCTCCAGCACTACTACGACGAGGACAAGAAAGGGGCTTACTTCGGTATAGGCAAGAAGTTTCGTTCCGACGATAGGCTTAGCTGGTATGCCCTTTTGGATTGGCACGATGTTGAGATCTTCAACGTGAGGAACCCTGACGAGACTCCAGGGACAATGGTGGACGATGAGGATCGCGTAGGGACCAACTACTCCATTACGGGCACTTTCACCTATAATGACATGGTGAAGTACATATCCTATCCTGACGGGGCAGTGTACAAATTGAACGTCGAACAGGGCTACTTTGAGCCGGACGACGGAGACAAGATGGATTACACCAAGTACTGGATAGAGACTAGATACTACAGGCCCCTCAAGGACTTTTTGTCGGGGATAATGGACAATCTGGACATCGGTTCCGAGGATAACCCGGTGATATTTGCGACCCGACTGAGGTATGGTTCTTCTTCCGGTCAGGTTCCGTGGTCTGAACAGTACTTCCTGGGTGGATCCAGCACGTTGAGAGGGTACAACGACGACGAGTTCGAGGGTGATGAGATGGCCCTTTTGAACGCCGAACTAAGAGTACCAGTCAAGGATGCTTTCTCCGTGGTTTTCTTCTACGACACAGGTATGGCATCGGACAACTTCAGTTTCTCTGACTTGAAGGATGCTTACGGAATCGGGGTCAGGGTTCGTACCCCACTGGGCAATCTAAGGCTGGATGTAGCCGAGGGAGAATATGAGACAGTTACTCATTTTGGCTTTGGGGAGATGTTCTAG
- a CDS encoding UDP-3-0-acyl N-acetylglucosamine deacetylase (PFAM: UDP-3-O-acyl N-acetylglycosamine deacetylase~TIGRFAM: UDP-3-0-acyl N-acetylglucosamine deacetylase~COGs: COG0774 UDP-3-O-acyl-N-acetylglucosamine deacetylase~InterPro IPR004463~KEGG: aco:Amico_1504 UDP-3-0-acyl N-acetylglucosamine deacetylase~PFAM: UDP-3-0-acyl N-acetylglucosamine deacetylase~SPTR: UDP-3-0-acyl N-acetylglucosamine deacetylase), whose translation MTRGKIKRLKSPMVLQGKGLHTGVESTLRLYPVDELGIWVEKEGKRYNLQDLEVDGSARGTALLFPDGKSLKTVEHLLAALSGLGVWQVAFSVEGPEVPAMDGSCFPLAKELSGNVEEISLEKDLCVDVAFPIWVHDENRKAFVAAFPGEGFQTSVVVNYGTERGITQAFEYVHSEGAFLEEVAKARTFVLEEEIEFVISRGLGLGGSKDNTVVVPLRGPMEGLRYPDELARHKTLDLIGDLSLLGSPVRGIVVSYKGGHALNVELARRLKRLLVRDNVC comes from the coding sequence ATGACGCGAGGAAAGATAAAAAGGCTTAAAAGCCCCATGGTGCTCCAAGGAAAGGGGCTTCATACAGGGGTAGAATCTACTCTCAGGCTCTACCCGGTGGATGAGCTTGGAATATGGGTGGAAAAGGAGGGGAAAAGGTACAACCTCCAGGATCTTGAAGTCGACGGTTCGGCGAGAGGAACGGCCCTCCTTTTTCCTGATGGAAAGAGCTTAAAGACGGTGGAGCATCTCTTGGCGGCCTTGTCAGGACTGGGAGTGTGGCAGGTGGCTTTTTCCGTAGAGGGGCCTGAGGTGCCTGCCATGGACGGCTCGTGCTTCCCTCTGGCAAAGGAGCTTTCTGGAAACGTGGAGGAGATTTCCCTGGAGAAGGACCTTTGTGTGGATGTGGCCTTTCCCATTTGGGTGCACGACGAAAATAGAAAGGCTTTCGTGGCGGCCTTCCCTGGTGAGGGCTTTCAGACATCGGTGGTAGTTAATTATGGAACGGAAAGGGGCATAACGCAGGCCTTTGAGTACGTTCACAGCGAAGGGGCCTTCCTTGAGGAAGTGGCCAAGGCAAGGACCTTCGTATTGGAAGAGGAGATAGAGTTTGTGATATCCAGAGGGTTAGGCCTGGGAGGGTCGAAGGATAACACGGTAGTGGTCCCTTTGAGGGGGCCAATGGAGGGATTGAGGTATCCTGACGAACTGGCAAGGCATAAGACCCTGGATCTTATAGGTGATCTCTCACTTTTGGGGTCTCCCGTGAGAGGTATTGTGGTCTCATACAAGGGAGGGCATGCCCTTAACGTGGAACTTGCTAGAAGGCTAAAAAGACTTTTAGTGCGGGATAATGTATGTTAA
- a CDS encoding acyl-(acyl-carrier-protein)--UDP-N-acetylglucosamine O-acyltransferase (PFAM: Bacterial transferase hexapeptide (three repeats)~TIGRFAM: acyl-[acyl-carrier-protein]--UDP-N-acetylglucosamine O-acyltransferase; UDP-3-O-[3-hydroxymyristoyl] glucosamine N-acyltransferase~COGs: COG1043 Acyl-(acyl carrier protein)~InterPro IPR001451: IPR010137~KEGG: aco:Amico_1502 acyl-(acyl-carrier-protein)--UDP-N-acetylglucosa mineO-acyltransferase~PFAM: transferase hexapeptide repeat containing protein~PRIAM:Acyl-[acyl-carrier-protein]--UDP-N-acetylgluc osamineO-acyltransferase~SPTR:Acyl-(Acyl-carrier-protein)--UDP-N-acetylgluco samineO-acyltransferase;~TIGRFAM:acyl-[acyl-carrier-protein]--UDP-N-acetylgl ucosamineO-acyltransferase) yields the protein MATFIHPTALVSSKAELGDGVSVGPYCIVHDDVEIGPGTKLEAFVTVRDHVRIGQNCLLCEHVTLGQAPQDFGYKGELSWVKIGDGVTLRENVTVHLASGEGATTTVSDGCFIMEGVHIGHNVFVGPNCVIASKAGLAGYASIGKGAVLGGLCGIHQFVRIGDYCMIGGLSKVVKDVPPFLTADGHPAKIRGLNVIGLRRNGFSQQDRSLIKRVYKTLLRSGLMLKEAVEAVEKGYDLVPPVREILAFLKESKRGISPWPGKGEKRSFDD from the coding sequence ATGGCAACCTTTATCCATCCTACTGCACTGGTATCAAGCAAGGCAGAATTGGGAGATGGCGTGTCGGTAGGGCCTTACTGTATCGTCCATGACGACGTGGAGATTGGGCCAGGAACGAAACTTGAGGCTTTCGTTACTGTTCGGGATCATGTGAGAATCGGCCAAAACTGCCTTTTGTGCGAACACGTGACTTTGGGTCAGGCACCCCAGGATTTTGGATACAAGGGAGAGCTATCCTGGGTAAAGATAGGAGACGGCGTGACCCTAAGGGAGAACGTTACTGTGCACCTTGCCAGTGGAGAAGGAGCGACAACTACCGTCAGTGACGGTTGTTTCATAATGGAGGGTGTTCACATCGGACATAACGTCTTCGTGGGGCCCAACTGCGTAATAGCAAGCAAGGCAGGCCTGGCAGGATACGCTAGCATAGGCAAGGGAGCAGTTCTCGGGGGACTGTGCGGCATCCACCAGTTCGTGCGGATCGGTGATTACTGCATGATAGGAGGGTTATCCAAGGTGGTCAAGGATGTCCCTCCCTTTTTGACTGCTGATGGCCACCCCGCCAAGATACGGGGGCTCAATGTAATAGGGCTCAGAAGGAACGGCTTCAGCCAACAGGACAGGAGCCTCATAAAGAGGGTGTACAAGACCCTATTAAGGAGTGGGTTGATGCTCAAGGAGGCCGTGGAGGCGGTGGAGAAAGGGTATGATCTTGTTCCTCCGGTGAGGGAGATTTTGGCCTTCCTCAAAGAGAGCAAGAGGGGAATCTCCCCTTGGCCAGGCAAGGGCGAAAAGAGGTCATTCGATGATTAA
- a CDS encoding UDP-3-O-(3-hydroxymyristoyl) glucosamine N-acyltransferase (PFAM: Bacterial transferase hexapeptide (three repeats)~TIGRFAM: UDP-3-O-[3-hydroxymyristoyl] glucosamine N-acyltransferase~COGs: COG1044 UDP-3-O-(3-hydroxymyristoyl)~InterPro IPR001451: IPR007691: IPR018357~KEGG: aco:Amico_1505 UDP-3-O-(3-hydroxymyristoyl) glucosamine N-acyltransferase~SPTR: UDP-3-O-[3-hydroxymyristoyl] glucosamine N-acyltransferase;~TIGRFAM: UDP-3-O-[3-hydroxymyristoyl] glucosamine N-acyltransferase), protein MIVERDITIAELAGLVEGKPLGDERKIVRGVQLPSGQRRDYVAVAWQKEDFHLVGEDVPVVVPEGWLTEGRTGIEVKDPQLAFAKILSFFSPKKDFSPGIHETAVVDVAAKVDPSASVGPYCVIKKDAEIGPGVVLESGVYVGESVKIGARTRIEHGVVLYDGTIVGEDCLIHAGSVIGCDGFGFLLNRAPKPIKIPQLGRVRIGNRVEIGACSTIDRATLDETVVGDDTVIDNHVHIGHNAKIGKGCVLVAMAGIAGSAVLEDGVVMAARSGVADHVRVGKGAVIAAHGGATKDVPPGKVYSGFPAREHDQEMKRQVIVGKLVELYPKLRKVLKSLDKEQEGAGESK, encoded by the coding sequence ATGATCGTAGAGCGGGATATTACCATAGCCGAGCTAGCTGGATTGGTGGAGGGCAAACCCCTTGGGGACGAAAGAAAGATCGTTAGGGGTGTGCAGCTTCCATCGGGGCAGAGGCGGGACTATGTGGCAGTGGCATGGCAGAAAGAGGACTTTCATTTGGTGGGCGAAGATGTCCCAGTGGTTGTTCCTGAAGGGTGGCTTACGGAAGGAAGGACTGGTATAGAGGTAAAAGACCCGCAGCTTGCTTTTGCTAAAATATTGTCGTTTTTCTCCCCCAAGAAAGATTTCTCGCCAGGGATTCACGAAACGGCGGTAGTGGACGTTGCGGCCAAGGTGGATCCTTCAGCGAGCGTCGGCCCATACTGTGTCATCAAAAAAGATGCCGAGATAGGTCCAGGCGTGGTGCTGGAGTCAGGGGTATACGTAGGAGAGTCCGTCAAGATTGGGGCCAGAACACGAATTGAACATGGCGTTGTGCTCTATGATGGCACCATCGTGGGTGAGGATTGCCTTATCCACGCAGGTTCCGTAATTGGGTGCGATGGCTTCGGCTTTCTACTGAACAGGGCCCCCAAGCCCATAAAGATACCCCAACTGGGCAGAGTCAGGATTGGAAACAGGGTAGAGATAGGAGCCTGCAGCACCATAGATCGGGCTACGCTGGATGAGACGGTCGTGGGGGATGACACGGTGATAGACAACCATGTCCACATAGGACACAACGCCAAGATAGGCAAAGGATGTGTGTTGGTGGCCATGGCAGGCATTGCAGGCAGCGCAGTGCTTGAGGACGGAGTGGTCATGGCTGCCCGAAGCGGCGTAGCTGATCACGTCAGGGTCGGAAAGGGGGCGGTGATAGCTGCTCACGGAGGCGCTACGAAGGACGTGCCTCCCGGGAAGGTGTATTCAGGCTTCCCGGCGCGGGAGCACGATCAGGAAATGAAAAGACAGGTAATAGTAGGCAAGCTGGTGGAGCTTTATCCTAAGCTAAGGAAAGTTCTTAAGTCGTTGGATAAAGAACAAGAGGGTGCTGGTGAAAGTAAATGA